In the Sinorhizobium arboris LMG 14919 genome, one interval contains:
- a CDS encoding YihY/virulence factor BrkB family protein, translating to MPAFVRIIWKVVFDALWHFSEDDGWAMASHVALSSLMAVFPFLIFGTALASFLGADQFAQTAVHLIFDTWPESIAKPVADEVVRVLTIPRGSLLTVSVLAAAYFASNGVEALRIALNRAYRVAESRSWYVTRLASLGFVLGAVLILAALSILLVAVPLAVRNADQWFPWLDTVMAAVDDWGLPLTLAMLTAGLLVSHLWLPAGHRNVVDVLPGIFLTLVLWSVGAYAFASYIANFSNYVTTYAGLASIMIVLVFLYMLGAIFIIGAEINAAILKYKVKLMVRRSFQAGRSE from the coding sequence ATGCCGGCATTCGTTCGCATCATCTGGAAGGTCGTGTTCGATGCGCTCTGGCATTTCAGCGAGGACGACGGCTGGGCGATGGCCAGCCATGTGGCGCTCTCTTCGCTGATGGCCGTTTTTCCCTTCCTGATCTTCGGCACCGCGCTTGCCAGTTTTCTGGGCGCCGATCAGTTCGCGCAGACGGCAGTCCATCTGATCTTCGACACCTGGCCGGAATCGATCGCCAAGCCGGTCGCCGACGAGGTCGTGCGCGTATTGACCATTCCGCGCGGCAGTCTGCTTACGGTCTCCGTTCTTGCTGCAGCCTATTTCGCATCGAACGGCGTCGAGGCGTTGAGGATCGCGCTCAATCGCGCTTATAGGGTTGCCGAAAGCCGCTCCTGGTACGTGACGCGGCTTGCGAGCCTCGGCTTCGTGCTCGGCGCCGTTCTCATTCTTGCAGCTCTCAGCATTCTGCTGGTGGCAGTCCCTCTGGCGGTCCGCAATGCGGATCAGTGGTTCCCCTGGCTGGATACGGTGATGGCGGCGGTGGACGATTGGGGCTTGCCGCTGACGCTGGCAATGCTGACCGCCGGCCTGCTGGTCTCGCATCTGTGGCTGCCGGCCGGCCACCGCAATGTCGTCGACGTCCTGCCCGGAATCTTCCTAACACTCGTGCTGTGGTCCGTCGGCGCCTACGCCTTCGCCTCCTATATCGCGAATTTCTCCAACTACGTCACGACCTATGCCGGACTCGCTTCGATCATGATCGTCCTGGTCTTTCTCTACATGCTCGGCGCGATCTTCATCATCGGCGCGGAGATCAACGCCGCCATTCTGAAATACAAGGTGAAGCTCATGGTCAGGCGCAGTTTTCAAGCGGGACGCAGCGAATGA